A DNA window from Pseudarthrobacter sp. W1I19 contains the following coding sequences:
- the deoC gene encoding deoxyribose-phosphate aldolase, producing MSNEATPSVQTAATGAPSSGSIASFIDHTLLKPEAGEADVLKVCAEAAEYHFKSVCVNPVWVKTVKKALRGSGVLTCSVVGFPLGATPTDVKTFEARGAVLDGADEVDMVINIAAARAGDKGALVEDITSVAEAVHASDATLKVIIETALLTDSQKVLACEAAVEAGADFVKTSTGFNGGGATAEDIALMRRTVGPGLGVKASGGVRSLEDAQAMIAAGATRIGASSGIAIVKGEQGSSSY from the coding sequence ATGAGCAACGAAGCCACCCCTTCCGTTCAAACAGCCGCAACCGGCGCCCCGTCTTCCGGCAGCATCGCGTCATTCATCGACCACACGCTGCTGAAGCCCGAAGCGGGTGAGGCCGATGTCCTCAAAGTGTGTGCCGAAGCGGCTGAGTACCACTTCAAGTCCGTCTGCGTGAACCCCGTCTGGGTCAAGACCGTGAAGAAGGCCCTTCGGGGTTCCGGCGTCCTCACCTGCTCGGTGGTAGGTTTCCCGCTGGGCGCCACGCCCACGGACGTCAAGACGTTCGAGGCCCGCGGGGCTGTGCTGGACGGCGCCGACGAAGTGGACATGGTCATCAACATCGCCGCTGCCCGTGCCGGGGACAAGGGCGCGCTGGTTGAGGACATCACGTCGGTGGCGGAGGCTGTCCACGCCAGTGATGCCACCCTGAAGGTCATCATCGAAACGGCGCTGCTCACGGACAGCCAGAAGGTCCTTGCCTGTGAAGCCGCCGTGGAGGCCGGCGCTGATTTCGTCAAAACCTCAACCGGCTTCAACGGCGGAGGCGCCACCGCCGAGGACATCGCCCTGATGCGCCGCACGGTAGGTCCCGGCCTTGGCGTCAAGGCCTCCGGCGGCGTGCGTTCCCTCGAGGACGCGCAGGCTATGATTGCTGCAGGTGCAACACGTATTGGTGCCAGCTCCGGCATCGCCATCGTCAAGGGTGAACAGGGTTCGTCCTCCTACTGA
- a CDS encoding metal-dependent hydrolase produces the protein MGGHHAASGAAAWVAIASTGPYTLGWYPLDATGILIGGMATAGTALVCDWDHRHSTVANALPPLSNLIAVGIENASGGHRQGTHSLLGAAFFVLLATLAGQFQLQTQWGLLSVGAGLLCMFMINIAAKALKLFPKAGFISNWIFALTMAGLVTWFAPDQWTWLPVSMLTGVVVHIVGDLITTNGVPLLWPLVIRPPKVLRRLPLLRQVWRPNGALSVPLLGRAGSKREWLLLIPVSAYAMVGLCVAGWAIARTHWTSVTAAAEAWTRIWF, from the coding sequence ATGGGAGGACATCACGCCGCGTCGGGAGCCGCGGCGTGGGTAGCTATTGCCTCAACGGGGCCGTACACCCTTGGCTGGTATCCGCTGGACGCCACCGGGATCCTGATCGGCGGGATGGCGACGGCGGGCACCGCGCTGGTGTGCGACTGGGACCACCGGCACAGCACGGTAGCGAATGCCCTGCCGCCGCTGTCGAATCTGATCGCCGTCGGAATTGAAAATGCCAGCGGCGGGCACCGGCAGGGGACACACTCCCTCCTTGGAGCTGCCTTCTTTGTGCTGCTGGCCACGTTGGCCGGTCAGTTCCAGCTGCAGACCCAGTGGGGCCTGCTCTCCGTGGGTGCCGGCCTGCTGTGCATGTTTATGATCAACATCGCGGCCAAGGCGTTGAAGCTGTTCCCGAAGGCGGGGTTCATCAGCAACTGGATCTTCGCGCTGACCATGGCCGGGCTTGTCACCTGGTTCGCGCCGGACCAGTGGACCTGGCTGCCCGTTTCGATGCTGACAGGCGTGGTGGTGCATATTGTGGGGGACCTCATCACCACAAACGGAGTGCCCCTGCTGTGGCCGCTGGTGATCCGGCCGCCCAAGGTGCTGCGCCGGCTGCCGCTGCTGCGCCAGGTGTGGCGGCCCAACGGCGCGCTGTCCGTACCGTTGCTCGGCCGTGCGGGGTCCAAGCGCGAGTGGCTGCTGCTGATCCCCGTGAGCGCTTACGCGATGGTGGGGTTGTGTGTGGCCGGCTGGGCGATAGCCCGGACCCACTGGACCAGCGTGACGGCGGCAGCCGAAGCCTGGACCCGCATCTGGTTCTAA
- a CDS encoding SDR family oxidoreductase — MSGTSKHPAKTVLVTGATGYIGGRLVPRLLDEGHTVKVLVRSPGKIAGVPWRDQVEVVESSLDDAGALRAALAGVDVFYYLVHSMAAGAGFEAKEQEMARTAAGAAAAAGVDRIVYLGGLHPKGVELSTHMRSREAVGQVFLDSPVDAVVFQAGVVIGSGSASFEMIRHLAETLPLMPAPSWVRNRIEAIAVRDVLYYLVAAASLDGPLNRTFDVGCRQVLTYAGMMQEYAAEAGLPYRPVLALPVPAPKLAGMWVALTTPIPLSMAVPLVQSLQHDAVADEHDIDHFIPQPDGGLTAYRTAVALALGKERDGQVETTWANAGVDADPLPSDPGWAGHKVYIDERTFHGDVDPAHVWTVIEGIGGRNGWYSLPLAWQVRGWLDKLTGGAGLLRGRRHPHTLATGEVVDWWRVERIDRGKLLRLRAEMRAPGRAWLELSVEPDGNGSRYRQRAIFFPKGLSGRLYWLAVLPFHSLIFPAMARNITGAARKLVDAEPGGRTP; from the coding sequence ATGAGCGGAACCAGTAAGCATCCAGCCAAAACTGTGCTGGTGACCGGCGCCACCGGCTACATCGGCGGCCGGCTGGTGCCCAGGCTCCTGGACGAGGGGCACACGGTCAAAGTCCTGGTGCGCTCCCCCGGCAAGATCGCCGGCGTCCCGTGGCGGGACCAGGTGGAGGTGGTGGAAAGCAGCCTGGACGACGCCGGGGCGCTGCGGGCGGCGCTGGCCGGCGTCGACGTCTTCTACTACCTGGTGCACTCCATGGCAGCCGGTGCCGGTTTTGAAGCCAAGGAACAGGAGATGGCACGGACTGCTGCCGGGGCCGCGGCCGCCGCCGGAGTGGACAGGATTGTCTACTTGGGCGGGCTCCATCCCAAGGGCGTGGAGCTTTCCACCCACATGCGTTCCCGGGAGGCCGTGGGCCAGGTATTCCTGGACAGCCCGGTGGATGCGGTGGTCTTCCAGGCCGGGGTGGTCATCGGCTCGGGTTCGGCATCCTTCGAGATGATCCGCCACCTCGCCGAAACGCTGCCGCTGATGCCGGCGCCAAGCTGGGTCCGGAACCGGATCGAGGCCATCGCTGTGCGCGATGTCCTGTACTACCTCGTCGCCGCGGCGTCCCTGGACGGCCCGCTTAACCGCACCTTCGACGTCGGCTGCCGCCAGGTCCTCACGTACGCCGGCATGATGCAGGAATACGCTGCGGAAGCCGGCCTGCCCTACCGGCCGGTGCTGGCCCTGCCGGTTCCGGCACCCAAGTTGGCTGGCATGTGGGTGGCCCTGACCACCCCCATCCCGCTGTCCATGGCCGTGCCCCTTGTGCAGTCGCTGCAGCACGATGCCGTCGCCGATGAGCACGACATCGATCACTTCATTCCGCAGCCGGACGGCGGCCTGACCGCCTACCGCACTGCCGTCGCCCTGGCCCTGGGCAAGGAACGCGACGGCCAGGTGGAGACCACGTGGGCCAACGCCGGCGTCGATGCCGATCCGTTGCCCAGCGACCCCGGCTGGGCCGGGCACAAGGTGTACATCGACGAACGGACCTTCCATGGCGACGTCGATCCTGCCCATGTGTGGACGGTCATCGAAGGCATCGGCGGACGGAACGGCTGGTACTCCCTGCCGCTGGCCTGGCAGGTGCGGGGATGGCTGGACAAACTGACAGGCGGAGCCGGGCTGCTGCGGGGACGCAGGCACCCGCACACGCTGGCGACCGGAGAGGTGGTGGACTGGTGGCGGGTGGAACGGATCGATCGCGGGAAACTGCTGCGGCTCCGGGCCGAAATGCGGGCCCCGGGGCGTGCCTGGCTGGAGCTGTCGGTGGAGCCGGACGGGAACGGCAGCCGCTACCGTCAGCGGGCTATCTTCTTCCCCAAGGGGCTCAGCGGGCGGCTGTACTGGCTCGCTGTCCTGCCGTTCCACAGCCTGATCTTCCCGGCCATGGCCAGGAACATCACCGGCGCGGCACGGAAGCTGGTGGATGCGGAGCCGGGCGGCCGGACCCCGTAG
- a CDS encoding DUF2505 domain-containing protein — MALSATTTLPHSVPSVAAVLVNEDFQRHVSQLVGGSLESFTVDGDVAGAFSATSVRTLPTTRLPEFARKFVGEHLKVTQVENWDAPAADGSRQSNISLKIAGAPVDVTAVQRLVAADGGTRVELEGAVKSSVPFLGGKIADAAEPMVAKALNLQAQQAQAWLESH; from the coding sequence ATGGCCTTGAGCGCAACCACCACCCTTCCGCACTCCGTCCCCAGCGTTGCAGCTGTCCTGGTGAACGAGGATTTCCAGCGCCACGTCAGCCAGCTGGTGGGCGGCAGCCTGGAATCCTTCACCGTAGACGGCGACGTTGCCGGCGCGTTCAGCGCCACGTCCGTGCGGACCCTGCCCACCACCCGGCTGCCCGAGTTCGCCCGCAAGTTCGTGGGTGAGCACCTGAAGGTGACCCAGGTGGAGAACTGGGACGCTCCCGCCGCCGACGGCTCCCGGCAGAGCAACATCTCGCTGAAGATCGCCGGCGCCCCGGTGGACGTTACGGCCGTCCAGCGGCTGGTAGCGGCCGACGGCGGCACCCGCGTGGAGCTCGAAGGTGCTGTAAAGTCCTCGGTGCCGTTCCTGGGCGGCAAGATCGCCGACGCTGCCGAGCCGATGGTTGCCAAGGCACTGAACCTGCAGGCCCAGCAGGCACAGGCCTGGCTGGAAAGCCACTAG
- a CDS encoding SCO4848 family membrane protein, protein MELPVFAALVLIVAGIWSLVVWPQFLRRVMKDPRARDAAGKATRFLTVHVVLVAISMVLGAATALIGILGLFS, encoded by the coding sequence GTGGAGTTGCCCGTCTTTGCCGCGCTGGTCCTGATCGTTGCCGGCATCTGGTCGCTGGTGGTCTGGCCGCAGTTCCTGCGCCGGGTCATGAAGGATCCGCGCGCCCGCGACGCCGCCGGCAAGGCCACGAGATTCCTCACCGTCCACGTGGTGCTGGTAGCCATCTCGATGGTGCTGGGTGCGGCCACGGCCCTGATTGGAATTCTGGGGCTGTTCAGCTAG
- the sufU gene encoding Fe-S cluster assembly sulfur transfer protein SufU, translating to MSLDQLYQQIILDHSKARHGSGLAGTDAPNGATTGQSHQLNPVCGDEVTLRLAVSDGKVAQVAWDGAGCSISMASASVLTDLAEGMTVAELHEVIDSFREVLRSRGKIHADPDLLGDAAAFEGVARYAARVKCAMISWVAAEDALNQAA from the coding sequence ATGAGCCTCGACCAGCTGTACCAGCAGATCATCCTGGACCATTCCAAAGCCCGGCATGGCAGCGGACTGGCCGGCACCGATGCGCCCAACGGCGCCACCACGGGCCAATCCCACCAGCTCAACCCGGTCTGCGGCGACGAAGTAACACTGCGCCTGGCCGTCAGCGACGGGAAAGTGGCACAGGTTGCCTGGGACGGCGCGGGCTGCTCCATCTCCATGGCCTCGGCCTCTGTGCTGACCGACCTGGCAGAGGGCATGACCGTGGCGGAACTTCACGAGGTGATCGACAGCTTCCGCGAGGTCCTGCGATCCCGGGGAAAGATCCATGCGGATCCGGACTTGCTGGGCGACGCGGCAGCGTTTGAGGGAGTGGCCCGGTACGCGGCACGGGTCAAGTGCGCCATGATTTCCTGGGTTGCCGCCGAGGACGCGCTCAACCAGGCTGCCTGA
- a CDS encoding cysteine desulfurase, with the protein MAVVSTPATLERALPVMDNAEVQRIRNDFPVLDQLVNGRPLIYLDSGATSQNPLSVIEAEQEFYEQRNAAVHRGAHHLAVEATEAFEDARQKVADFVGADYSEVIWTSNATEGLNLLSYALSNAGLWAAQGRGDARLKELALNPGDEIVVTEMEHHANLIPWQELAFRTGATLRYIPVDDDGSLRMDVARDIVNGRTKLLAFTHASNVLGTINPVSELAALGREAGALVVLDACQSAPHMPLDAKELDVDFAVFSGHKMLAPTGIGVFYGKQDLLDVLPPFLTGGSMITTVTMERAEYLPAPQRFEAGTQRISQAVALAAAVNYLTETGLDRIHRWEAELGQRMVTGLESIPGIRVLGPAAGQDRIGLAAFDVDGVHAHDVGQFLDSRGIAVRVGHHCAQPLHRRLGLTATTRASAYLYNTTDDVDQFLDAVAGVRAYFRA; encoded by the coding sequence TTGGCCGTAGTTTCAACGCCAGCCACACTGGAACGTGCCCTACCGGTGATGGACAACGCCGAAGTGCAGCGCATCCGCAACGACTTTCCAGTCCTGGACCAACTGGTCAACGGTCGCCCGCTGATCTACCTGGACTCCGGAGCCACGTCCCAGAATCCGCTCAGCGTCATCGAAGCCGAGCAGGAATTCTACGAGCAGCGCAACGCCGCCGTGCACCGGGGCGCCCACCACCTCGCGGTCGAAGCCACCGAGGCGTTCGAGGACGCCCGGCAGAAGGTGGCCGACTTTGTGGGCGCCGACTACTCCGAGGTCATCTGGACGTCCAATGCCACCGAGGGCCTGAATCTCCTCAGCTACGCCCTTTCCAATGCGGGTTTGTGGGCAGCCCAGGGCAGGGGCGACGCCCGGCTCAAGGAGCTTGCCCTGAACCCTGGCGACGAAATCGTGGTCACCGAGATGGAGCACCACGCCAACCTCATTCCCTGGCAGGAACTCGCCTTCCGCACCGGGGCTACCCTGCGGTACATCCCCGTGGACGACGACGGCAGCCTCCGTATGGACGTGGCCCGGGACATCGTGAACGGCCGGACAAAGCTCCTGGCCTTCACCCATGCCTCCAACGTCCTGGGCACCATCAACCCCGTCAGTGAACTCGCAGCCCTGGGCCGGGAGGCCGGAGCCCTGGTGGTACTGGACGCCTGCCAGTCCGCCCCGCACATGCCGCTGGACGCCAAAGAGCTGGATGTGGACTTTGCGGTGTTCTCCGGGCACAAAATGCTCGCACCCACGGGAATCGGCGTGTTCTACGGGAAGCAGGACCTCCTGGACGTGCTGCCGCCGTTCCTGACCGGCGGCTCCATGATCACCACGGTCACCATGGAGCGGGCCGAGTACCTGCCGGCGCCCCAGCGCTTCGAAGCCGGGACCCAGCGCATCTCGCAGGCGGTGGCGCTGGCCGCGGCCGTGAACTACCTGACCGAAACAGGGCTGGACCGGATCCACCGGTGGGAGGCCGAGCTCGGCCAGCGGATGGTCACCGGCCTCGAATCCATCCCGGGCATCCGCGTCCTCGGGCCTGCAGCCGGGCAGGACCGCATCGGGCTCGCCGCCTTCGACGTCGACGGTGTGCACGCCCATGACGTGGGCCAGTTCCTGGACTCGCGGGGCATCGCGGTGCGGGTGGGCCACCACTGCGCGCAACCGCTGCACCGCCGGCTGGGTCTGACCGCCACCACCAGGGCGAGCGCCTACCTCTACAACACCACGGACGACGTCGACCAGTTCCTGGATGCCGTCGCGGGCGTGCGTGCCTACTTCCGCGCCTAA